Proteins co-encoded in one Pseudomonas fluorescens genomic window:
- a CDS encoding phage tail protein, with amino-acid sequence MDYPKSVPSAGLVNGKFIDENPLTGTPGSLIPADWGNGVTQEIINVIKAGDLTPDEKKYDQLLQAIQTVTAKGWNQDLALPLAALPLPTVATSDARMPITPAAASTSGGRVSVPAGVYVSIGQEVVAGQLGRSRTFTTQAWSSADLLPSSGYFLRAQVVGGALTFYMQRGTIYDASPDGLKGTVNGAAGGGFQSTPLDICLAWVVTAGPGSVPIVRPIYNRNRLSWTQVVNGNGVVYLPLDPHARAARLVVGNPTPHPTGITSVSFAPGGWLGGNYCYLNPTVATSNNWDGWSTAGAAALIFSSNVVSDTTVSTLTASFDHAELRSLWQVYQAEHTLGAGTAASDELLFSMGLKSFAQTDYSNGIAINFTAAVNVNLAWELIR; translated from the coding sequence ATGGATTATCCGAAGAGTGTGCCCAGCGCCGGTTTGGTGAATGGGAAGTTTATCGATGAAAACCCGCTGACCGGGACACCGGGATCGCTGATCCCCGCTGACTGGGGCAACGGCGTCACGCAAGAAATCATCAATGTGATCAAGGCCGGGGATCTGACCCCGGACGAGAAGAAATACGATCAGTTGTTGCAGGCGATTCAGACGGTGACGGCCAAGGGCTGGAATCAGGACCTGGCGTTGCCATTGGCAGCGTTGCCGTTGCCGACCGTGGCCACGTCGGATGCCCGGATGCCGATCACGCCGGCTGCGGCCTCGACCAGTGGTGGGCGGGTGTCGGTGCCGGCGGGTGTTTACGTCAGCATCGGTCAGGAAGTGGTGGCGGGGCAGTTGGGACGTTCGCGTACGTTCACCACTCAGGCCTGGAGCAGCGCCGATCTGTTGCCGAGTTCGGGTTACTTTCTGCGGGCGCAAGTGGTGGGTGGTGCGCTGACGTTCTACATGCAGCGCGGGACGATCTATGACGCCAGCCCTGATGGCTTGAAGGGGACGGTCAATGGTGCGGCGGGGGGTGGTTTCCAGTCGACACCGCTGGATATCTGTCTGGCGTGGGTGGTGACAGCAGGACCTGGATCGGTGCCGATTGTCAGGCCAATCTACAACCGCAACCGGTTGAGCTGGACGCAGGTCGTCAATGGCAATGGTGTTGTCTATCTGCCGCTCGATCCTCATGCACGTGCGGCGCGTCTGGTGGTCGGCAACCCGACTCCGCACCCGACAGGCATCACCAGCGTGTCGTTTGCACCGGGAGGCTGGTTGGGGGGCAACTACTGCTACCTGAACCCGACTGTCGCAACCTCCAACAACTGGGACGGTTGGTCTACGGCAGGTGCGGCGGCGCTGATCTTCTCCAGTAACGTGGTCAGCGATACCACTGTTTCGACATTGACCGCCAGTTTTGACCACGCCGAATTGCGCTCGCTGTGGCAGGTCTATCAGGCCGAACACACGCTGGGTGCGGGCACCGCGGCCAGTGACGAATTGCTGTTCAGCATGGGCCTCAAGAGTTTCGCTCAAACCGACTATTCCAATGGTATTGCGATCAACTTTACCGCTGCTGTGAATGTCAATTTAGCCTGGGAGTTGATCCGATGA
- a CDS encoding phage tail assembly chaperone, producing the protein MYYFSPATSGFYHSDLHGTNIPADAFELSEGEYCALVSNAPKGTVLGLTANGRPERVLLAEQTLDATERAWRDKVLDRTQWLVLRDAEELEIGEGTTLRAEEFKQLLAYRQDLRDWPNDPEFPDARSRPLEPDWLEGVLRANN; encoded by the coding sequence ATGTATTACTTTTCTCCGGCCACTTCCGGCTTTTATCACTCCGATCTACACGGCACCAACATCCCCGCGGACGCGTTTGAATTAAGCGAAGGCGAGTATTGCGCGCTGGTCTCGAACGCTCCAAAAGGAACCGTGCTTGGCCTGACTGCCAACGGACGCCCGGAACGGGTGCTACTGGCTGAACAAACTCTTGATGCCACAGAACGGGCCTGGCGAGACAAGGTATTGGATCGCACTCAGTGGCTGGTTCTTCGCGATGCCGAAGAGCTGGAAATCGGCGAGGGCACCACACTGCGCGCCGAAGAATTCAAACAACTGCTCGCCTACCGACAGGACCTGCGCGACTGGCCCAATGATCCGGAGTTTCCGGATGCGCGTTCGCGTCCGCTAGAACCGGATTGGCTGGAAGGTGTGCTGCGAGCAAACAACTGA
- a CDS encoding phage baseplate assembly protein V — translation MSLLTRLLARGTVVLASSASKLQSLQMRLTAGEVNDDMEHFEPYGFTSHPLAGAEGVVTFLGGDRSHAIALVVADRRYRLQSLAAGEVAIYTDEGDKIHFRRGRIIDIETSTLNIRASTAVNFETPVINQTGKIVSKGDQVAGGISQIKHVHVGVQAGSGQTGAPAGGQ, via the coding sequence ATGAGCCTACTGACACGCCTGCTGGCGCGCGGCACTGTCGTGCTCGCCAGTTCGGCCTCCAAGCTGCAATCGCTGCAAATGCGCCTCACCGCCGGTGAAGTGAACGACGACATGGAGCACTTCGAACCCTACGGCTTCACCAGCCACCCGCTGGCCGGTGCCGAAGGCGTCGTCACGTTTCTCGGCGGCGACCGTTCCCACGCCATCGCCCTGGTGGTCGCCGACCGCCGTTACCGCCTGCAATCGCTGGCGGCCGGCGAAGTGGCGATCTACACCGACGAAGGCGACAAGATCCACTTCAGGCGCGGGCGGATCATCGACATCGAAACCTCAACTTTGAACATCCGCGCCAGCACCGCCGTGAACTTCGAGACGCCGGTGATCAACCAGACCGGCAAGATCGTTTCCAAAGGCGATCAAGTGGCCGGCGGCATCAGCCAGATCAAGCACGTGCACGTTGGCGTGCAGGCGGGCAGTGGCCAGACCGGCGCGCCGGCGGGAGGTCAGTGA
- a CDS encoding baseplate J/gp47 family protein encodes MPFETPSLPVLIKRTQSDLAGDSLRQSDAQVLARTVGGAAYGLYGYLDWIAEQILPDTADESTLERIAALRLNQPRKPAQVATGSVSFTATAGAVLDVDTLLQSSDGRTYRVTTARTTVNGSNTTTIAALDAGSLGNAEAGLALTPVQPVTGVVGNSFVVLAPGLSGGVARESLESLRSRVIRSYRVIPHGGSASDYETWALEVPGVTRAWCRGGQLGPGTVTVFIMRDEDPQPVPNDEQLAEVQDYIEPLRPVTAQVNVQRPIQVPVVYSFKSVNPDTTAVRAAIESQLRDLHNREADLGVPLLISHIREAISSAGGEYDHTLTAPAADVPAGKSELLTFGGCVWGA; translated from the coding sequence ATGCCGTTTGAAACCCCTTCGCTGCCGGTGCTGATCAAGCGCACTCAAAGCGACCTGGCCGGCGATTCGCTGCGCCAGTCCGATGCGCAAGTCCTGGCCCGCACCGTCGGTGGTGCGGCTTACGGTCTGTATGGCTACCTTGACTGGATTGCCGAGCAGATCCTGCCCGACACCGCCGACGAATCGACCCTCGAACGCATCGCCGCGCTGCGCTTGAACCAGCCGCGCAAACCGGCGCAAGTCGCTACCGGCAGCGTCAGTTTTACCGCGACCGCGGGCGCTGTGCTGGACGTTGATACGCTGCTGCAATCGAGCGATGGCCGTACCTACAGAGTCACCACCGCGCGCACTACCGTCAATGGCAGCAACACCACCACGATTGCAGCGCTGGATGCCGGCAGTCTCGGTAATGCCGAGGCCGGACTGGCGCTGACTCCGGTGCAGCCGGTTACCGGTGTGGTCGGCAACAGCTTTGTCGTGCTGGCGCCGGGCCTCAGCGGCGGCGTGGCGCGGGAAAGTCTGGAGTCGCTGCGTTCGCGGGTGATCCGGTCCTATCGCGTCATTCCTCACGGCGGTTCGGCCAGCGACTATGAAACCTGGGCACTGGAAGTGCCGGGCGTGACACGGGCCTGGTGCCGGGGCGGCCAGCTCGGGCCGGGTACGGTGACGGTGTTCATCATGCGTGATGAAGATCCGCAACCGGTGCCCAACGATGAGCAGTTGGCGGAAGTTCAGGATTACATCGAACCGCTGCGTCCGGTGACGGCGCAAGTGAATGTGCAGCGACCGATTCAAGTGCCGGTGGTGTACAGCTTCAAGAGTGTCAACCCGGACACCACCGCCGTGCGCGCTGCCATCGAATCGCAACTGCGTGACCTGCACAACCGTGAAGCCGACCTGGGTGTGCCGTTGCTGATCAGCCATATCCGCGAAGCCATCAGCAGCGCCGGTGGTGAGTACGATCACACCTTGACCGCGCCGGCCGCTGACGTGCCTGCCGGTAAAAGCGAGTTGCTCACCTTCGGAGGTTGCGTATGGGGGGCATAA
- a CDS encoding phage baseplate assembly protein yields the protein MNETDNRVTLTVNSMEYGGWKSVEITADLERQFRTFKLDITWQWPGQTVDQRIKAGDPCEVRIGQDLVLTGYVFKAPISYDGRQISLSIEGSSKTQDLVDCAARNIPGQWQDQSLLNIVQALAGEYSQFVVNEIPETARLSKHTIVPGETVFQSIDRLLSLYRVFSTDDAEGRLVLAKPGSAGRASDALELGKNILSANAPMDFSQVFSEYRVIGQQKGNDKKSGAAVSEVESTATDLSFKRRRTTIINEGSQLTFELAQQRAQWESATRMGRALTTTYQVQGWRQSNGDLWRHNTLVRVKDPVLGFDEDMLISKVTYSLSAQGSVTTLQVAPPHTFDANPTPPKKT from the coding sequence ATGAACGAGACTGACAACCGCGTGACGCTGACCGTCAACAGCATGGAATACGGCGGCTGGAAAAGCGTGGAGATCACCGCGGACCTGGAGCGCCAGTTCCGCACCTTCAAACTCGACATCACCTGGCAATGGCCGGGGCAGACCGTGGATCAGCGGATCAAGGCCGGTGACCCCTGTGAAGTGAGGATCGGCCAGGATCTGGTGCTCACCGGTTATGTGTTCAAGGCGCCGATCAGTTATGACGGGCGGCAGATCAGCCTGAGCATCGAAGGCAGTTCCAAAACTCAGGACCTGGTGGATTGTGCGGCCCGAAACATCCCCGGCCAATGGCAGGATCAGTCGCTGTTGAACATCGTCCAGGCCCTGGCCGGGGAATACTCGCAGTTTGTGGTCAACGAAATTCCCGAGACTGCACGTCTGAGCAAACACACGATCGTCCCGGGTGAAACAGTGTTTCAGTCGATCGACCGTCTGCTCTCGCTGTACCGGGTGTTTTCCACCGATGACGCCGAAGGCCGGCTGGTGCTCGCCAAACCCGGCAGCGCTGGCCGCGCCAGCGATGCGCTGGAGCTGGGCAAGAACATTCTTTCGGCCAATGCACCGATGGACTTCAGCCAGGTGTTTTCCGAGTACCGGGTGATCGGTCAGCAAAAGGGCAACGACAAGAAGAGCGGGGCGGCGGTCAGCGAAGTTGAATCGACGGCGACGGACCTGAGCTTCAAGCGCCGGCGCACCACGATCATCAACGAAGGCTCGCAACTGACGTTCGAACTGGCCCAGCAACGGGCACAGTGGGAGAGCGCCACGCGTATGGGCCGGGCGCTGACCACCACGTATCAGGTGCAGGGCTGGCGTCAGTCCAATGGCGATCTGTGGCGTCACAACACGTTGGTGCGGGTCAAGGACCCGGTGCTTGGCTTCGATGAAGACATGCTGATTTCCAAGGTGACGTATTCGCTGTCGGCGCAAGGCTCGGTCACCACATTGCAAGTAGCGCCACCGCATACCTTCGACGCGAACCCGACTCCCCCGAAAAAAACCTGA
- a CDS encoding carbohydrate-binding protein CenC, whose translation MDYPKSVPGSGLVDGRFVDEDAIAGTPGSLIPASWGNSVTQEILGAITAAGLKPDEQQTDQLAQAIRQLAKPDPLQQFPVQVYRRNVLINGGFDIWQRGPTNLGPNIGGYVADRFRCDWNGSAGVAISQQGFAPGQTEVADEPRFFLRWQQTQAGAGATVHRISQAIESVRTLAGKNATVTFWARSDAARPLRVSVTQNFGSAGSESVERTIDVFQLGTSWKKYSATFQVSGIAGKMLGASNFLRLAFDLPLNVLQTVDLAQIQMEEGPVSTPFEYRPVAEELMLCQRYFEKSFATSLPVRANNGSSTCISTFTQAAPANSGQFAMTTGMLVQKRVLPTVVMYCPGNTSNQVWNQAVGPCTGSIVQGLTERAISFATVTPVGSLPGQTLQIEWTADAEF comes from the coding sequence ATGGACTACCCAAAAAGTGTCCCGGGGTCAGGTCTGGTCGACGGCAGATTCGTCGACGAAGACGCGATCGCCGGCACCCCTGGATCGTTGATACCTGCGAGCTGGGGCAACAGCGTTACTCAGGAAATTCTCGGCGCGATTACCGCCGCAGGCCTTAAGCCTGACGAGCAGCAGACCGATCAATTGGCGCAGGCGATTCGTCAATTGGCAAAGCCCGATCCGCTGCAACAATTTCCGGTGCAGGTGTATCGCCGGAACGTTCTGATCAATGGCGGGTTTGATATCTGGCAACGCGGTCCAACCAACCTCGGGCCAAACATTGGCGGCTATGTGGCTGATCGTTTTCGTTGCGACTGGAATGGCAGTGCAGGAGTCGCCATATCTCAGCAGGGTTTTGCACCCGGTCAAACGGAAGTCGCCGACGAGCCGCGGTTTTTCCTGCGGTGGCAACAAACCCAGGCGGGAGCCGGAGCCACCGTACACAGAATCTCCCAAGCTATTGAGTCGGTACGAACCCTGGCAGGTAAAAACGCCACCGTTACATTCTGGGCCCGGTCCGATGCTGCCCGGCCATTAAGAGTGTCGGTTACTCAGAACTTCGGTTCTGCAGGCTCCGAATCTGTTGAAAGAACCATCGATGTTTTCCAGTTGGGCACATCGTGGAAGAAGTACAGCGCAACGTTTCAAGTCTCGGGCATTGCCGGGAAAATGCTGGGCGCCAGCAACTTTCTGAGGCTTGCGTTTGACCTGCCTTTGAATGTGCTGCAGACCGTGGATCTGGCGCAGATCCAAATGGAGGAAGGACCGGTATCCACACCTTTCGAGTATCGTCCAGTGGCTGAAGAGTTGATGCTTTGCCAGCGTTACTTCGAGAAGTCCTTTGCCACTTCGTTGCCGGTACGGGCGAACAATGGCTCTAGCACCTGCATTTCAACGTTCACGCAAGCGGCGCCTGCCAATAGCGGTCAGTTCGCGATGACGACAGGCATGTTGGTGCAAAAGAGGGTGTTACCTACCGTCGTCATGTATTGCCCTGGCAATACCAGCAATCAGGTGTGGAATCAGGCCGTGGGGCCATGTACCGGCAGTATTGTGCAGGGATTGACGGAGCGTGCCATTTCGTTTGCCACCGTTACCCCGGTCGGCAGCTTGCCCGGTCAGACCTTGCAGATCGAATGGACTGCCGACGCCGAATTTTAG
- a CDS encoding gp53-like domain-containing protein, with the protein MDYPKNIPSAGLVNGRFVDENPLTGTPGSLIPASWGNGVTQEILEVIKSAGTAADESDNTQLRAAIDTLISKKQSDSLASQEDAEAGISNNRLMTPLRVFQSIAKKMQQATESLMGIAKVASQAEVNAGVSDTSVVTPKKLRLGFMVRLGASGYVVFPSWMGGVIIQWITGGASQAGNNGYGDLNLWPLVFPNALFLAVATHEGTAAGTQLIWNNNATVSRQAGINVRCPEWPSGSIAARVIGIGY; encoded by the coding sequence ATGGATTATCCAAAAAACATTCCCAGCGCAGGTTTGGTGAATGGCAGGTTTGTTGACGAAAACCCTCTGACCGGAACACCAGGTTCGTTGATTCCGGCGAGTTGGGGAAATGGCGTGACGCAAGAGATTCTTGAAGTCATCAAGAGCGCAGGGACGGCCGCCGATGAAAGTGATAACACTCAGCTCAGGGCGGCAATCGATACGCTGATCTCGAAGAAGCAAAGCGACAGTCTGGCCAGTCAGGAAGACGCTGAGGCGGGGATCAGCAACAACCGGTTGATGACGCCGTTACGAGTGTTTCAATCCATAGCGAAAAAGATGCAACAGGCGACAGAGTCGCTGATGGGGATTGCAAAAGTTGCTTCTCAGGCAGAGGTCAACGCCGGTGTCAGTGACACCTCTGTCGTGACCCCTAAAAAACTCAGGCTCGGGTTCATGGTAAGGCTGGGGGCATCGGGTTACGTCGTTTTCCCCTCGTGGATGGGTGGAGTGATTATCCAGTGGATCACCGGGGGGGCCAGCCAGGCGGGGAATAACGGTTACGGCGATCTGAACCTATGGCCGCTGGTCTTTCCCAACGCACTGTTCCTTGCAGTCGCTACCCATGAAGGCACGGCAGCCGGAACGCAGCTGATCTGGAACAACAACGCGACCGTGAGTCGGCAGGCAGGCATCAATGTTCGTTGTCCTGAATGGCCGTCAGGCTCCATTGCCGCTCGTGTCATCGGAATAGGATATTGA
- a CDS encoding DNA circularization protein, whose amino-acid sequence MNWRDRLLPASFRGVGFWIDQAKTPVGRKGQLHEYPQRDLPFFEDLGQQAKTHDLTAFIIGADCLEQRDKLLQALEQGSGELVHPWLGRLQVKVGECDMTHTRQDGGMVTFTLKFYPDRPLPFPTATVSTQKVLLIKADGLLGSAVARFEQAMTLIKAARIGIANLRNSLTGVYDVIKEQLKPLIAQYKQITELVRAVKELPKEVAAEFKGLLGDIKELKAFAKEGYRGVIADVSQQIEAIRKADAPKITTGKDTTAAAQALANLVQDTLIVKAAQWVASMPVASTPVKLSSTPSLDQQSKQPVSRQEVPVTDDLQALQKELIEALQKAQDKADPAHYQAIADVKEALIAHLKAVASSGVRLVSKTFQETFPALVVAYKQFGDATRVTEVIQRNGLSHPSFSPNEVKVSRE is encoded by the coding sequence ATGAACTGGCGTGACCGTTTGTTGCCGGCATCCTTTCGCGGTGTCGGTTTCTGGATCGACCAGGCGAAAACCCCGGTCGGTCGCAAGGGGCAGTTGCACGAATACCCGCAACGGGACTTGCCGTTCTTCGAGGATCTCGGCCAGCAGGCCAAGACCCACGATCTGACGGCGTTCATCATCGGTGCCGATTGCCTGGAGCAGCGCGACAAGCTGCTCCAGGCTCTGGAGCAGGGCAGCGGCGAACTGGTGCATCCGTGGCTGGGCCGCCTGCAGGTCAAGGTCGGCGAATGCGACATGACCCACACTCGCCAGGACGGCGGGATGGTGACCTTCACCCTGAAGTTCTACCCGGACCGACCGCTGCCGTTTCCGACGGCGACGGTCAGCACGCAAAAAGTCCTGTTGATCAAGGCCGACGGTTTGCTCGGTTCGGCGGTGGCGCGCTTCGAACAGGCCATGACCCTGATCAAGGCGGCGCGGATCGGCATCGCCAATCTGCGCAACAGCCTTACCGGCGTGTACGACGTGATCAAGGAGCAGCTCAAGCCGCTGATCGCGCAGTACAAGCAGATCACCGAACTGGTCAGGGCCGTCAAGGAGCTGCCCAAGGAAGTGGCAGCGGAGTTCAAGGGCTTGCTTGGCGATATCAAGGAGCTGAAGGCATTCGCGAAGGAGGGCTACCGTGGCGTGATTGCCGACGTGTCCCAACAGATCGAAGCCATCCGCAAGGCCGACGCCCCGAAAATCACCACCGGCAAGGACACCACCGCTGCAGCGCAGGCCCTGGCCAATCTGGTGCAGGACACCCTGATCGTCAAAGCGGCGCAATGGGTAGCCTCGATGCCGGTGGCGTCGACACCGGTGAAACTGTCGTCGACGCCTTCGCTGGACCAACAGTCGAAACAGCCGGTCAGCCGTCAGGAAGTGCCGGTCACCGACGATCTGCAAGCGCTGCAAAAAGAGCTGATCGAAGCGCTGCAAAAGGCCCAGGACAAGGCCGATCCCGCGCACTATCAGGCCATCGCCGATGTGAAGGAAGCGCTGATCGCGCACCTCAAGGCTGTGGCATCGTCCGGTGTGCGGCTGGTCAGCAAAACCTTCCAGGAAACCTTCCCGGCGCTGGTCGTGGCCTACAAGCAGTTTGGCGACGCCACTCGGGTGACCGAGGTCATTCAGCGCAATGGTCTGTCTCATCCGAGCTTCTCACCCAACGAAGTCAAGGTTTCCAGGGAGTGA
- a CDS encoding phage GP46 family protein translates to MLFSQNLHAALTRSVLISLFTWRRAADDDALDDEERFGWWGDTFPTVADDRIGSRLWLLRRVKLTRQTQMDAEFYAREALQWLIDDGHCSAIDIISERLDAQRLNLRTVLTLADGERLDINPDNSWQVIYAV, encoded by the coding sequence ATGCTGTTCAGTCAGAACCTTCACGCCGCGCTGACCCGCTCGGTGCTGATCAGCCTGTTCACCTGGCGCCGCGCCGCCGACGACGATGCCCTCGACGACGAGGAGCGTTTCGGCTGGTGGGGCGACACCTTTCCCACCGTGGCTGACGACCGCATCGGCTCGCGGCTGTGGCTGTTGCGCCGGGTCAAGCTGACCCGCCAGACCCAGATGGACGCCGAGTTCTATGCCCGCGAAGCCTTGCAATGGCTGATCGACGACGGCCACTGCAGCGCCATCGACATCATCAGCGAACGCCTCGACGCCCAGCGCCTGAACCTGCGCACGGTCCTGACCCTGGCCGACGGCGAGCGCCTGGACATCAACCCCGATAACAGTTGGCAGGTGATTTATGCCGTTTGA
- a CDS encoding phage tail protein → MDYPKSVPSVGLVDGRFVDENPVAGTPGSLIPAVWGNSVTQEILNVITGAGLAAAETDTAQLYKAIQSIVGNTSPMRSVITRLAASKTLSAQELGLLLIDGSPGALTLLLPPADVALGVRDVIVRRVDNSGNRMVIQASGTDRIRFHTHLSPSGYPFFVLMGGGDWWHLRSDGAGSWWPVGRFDNTPLGRPFFETTIVLSPGGYGALNGTLMNRAEWPWLWDHAQRSGMLNTEATRVGNEGNWTPGDGALTFRGPELRGEFLRVLDEGRNVDSGRMMGSNQAGTVHSYAMGAQGGGAIGSRWSDSLAAVGAQTHETKTYSTPTNGGPIYPAGTSYQMDTANTLLYSFSSRPRNVAYPGRMKVI, encoded by the coding sequence ATGGATTATCCAAAAAGCGTCCCCAGCGTCGGCCTGGTCGATGGCCGCTTCGTCGATGAAAACCCGGTGGCGGGAACGCCCGGTTCGTTGATTCCGGCGGTGTGGGGCAACAGCGTTACACAAGAAATTCTCAACGTGATTACCGGCGCCGGGCTGGCAGCCGCCGAGACCGATACAGCTCAGTTGTACAAGGCGATTCAGTCGATCGTCGGCAACACCAGTCCGATGCGATCAGTCATTACACGATTGGCGGCTTCCAAAACATTGTCCGCGCAAGAGCTCGGCCTGTTGCTGATTGACGGCAGTCCCGGAGCCTTGACCCTTTTGTTGCCTCCCGCCGACGTCGCTCTTGGCGTGCGTGACGTGATTGTTCGTCGCGTGGACAACAGCGGAAACCGTATGGTCATCCAGGCCTCCGGCACTGACCGCATACGCTTTCACACCCATCTCTCGCCGAGTGGTTATCCATTCTTCGTATTGATGGGCGGCGGTGACTGGTGGCATTTGCGCAGCGACGGTGCTGGCAGTTGGTGGCCTGTGGGGCGCTTCGACAACACGCCACTGGGGCGGCCGTTTTTTGAAACCACCATCGTGCTCAGTCCTGGTGGATATGGTGCGCTGAACGGCACGCTGATGAATCGTGCCGAATGGCCTTGGCTTTGGGACCACGCGCAGCGCTCCGGAATGCTCAATACCGAAGCCACCCGCGTGGGCAACGAGGGCAACTGGACGCCGGGTGATGGTGCTCTGACATTTCGAGGCCCGGAGTTGCGTGGCGAGTTCCTGCGCGTACTGGACGAAGGCCGCAACGTCGACTCGGGCCGCATGATGGGCAGCAACCAGGCGGGTACGGTGCACTCGTATGCCATGGGGGCTCAGGGCGGGGGAGCCATTGGCTCACGTTGGTCTGACAGTCTGGCGGCGGTCGGCGCGCAGACTCACGAAACGAAAACCTACTCCACGCCTACCAACGGAGGCCCGATCTACCCTGCCGGCACCAGCTATCAGATGGATACGGCCAACACGCTTTTGTATTCCTTCTCATCCCGTCCCCGCAACGTTGCCTATCCCGGCCGCATGAAAGTCATCTGA
- a CDS encoding tail fiber assembly protein, which yields MFNYLVDDAGALVGPVEFFVTPGIGVQLPANAVQLAYELPAAEQGRTWAMSNGVPRELIDLRGIVYRKDNGAQQTWSELGALTDEFTAQPCPDEFHVWQDNGWVLDEQRHRSDLTTKVLNQRDTLLRDAVLRIAPLQYAEDIGDASHEEQLQLLEWKLYSVELNRIEKQAGFPGEVTWPTVPGASVTN from the coding sequence ATGTTCAATTATCTGGTCGATGACGCTGGCGCCCTTGTGGGGCCGGTGGAGTTTTTCGTGACGCCCGGAATCGGCGTTCAATTACCAGCCAATGCCGTTCAACTGGCTTACGAGTTGCCGGCGGCAGAGCAGGGGCGCACGTGGGCGATGTCCAACGGCGTTCCGCGTGAACTGATTGATCTGCGCGGCATCGTGTACCGCAAGGACAACGGTGCCCAGCAGACCTGGAGCGAATTGGGTGCGCTGACGGATGAGTTCACCGCGCAACCTTGCCCGGACGAGTTTCATGTCTGGCAGGACAACGGGTGGGTGCTCGATGAGCAACGACACCGGTCGGATCTCACTACCAAAGTCCTCAATCAACGCGACACGCTGCTGCGCGACGCCGTCCTGCGCATCGCCCCCCTGCAATACGCCGAAGACATCGGCGATGCCAGCCACGAAGAGCAACTGCAATTGCTCGAATGGAAGCTCTACAGCGTGGAGCTGAACCGCATCGAAAAACAGGCCGGCTTTCCCGGCGAAGTCACTTGGCCGACGGTGCCCGGCGCAAGCGTAACCAACTGA
- a CDS encoding phage tail protein — protein sequence MIIIQELHQFEDGLRLAQPSAAHDWDGEQWVVNAEKVALLDQQEIERLCANVDAAADSARTALAGDPLKALEYAQAAIDAQAFQDAGYPKKEVPLSVAAWVAKGRSAKQSAEQILDKAAQLSENLLTLRTLRLKAKSQIRAYAGKSQMDQARTAADEALQAIHQLTANPAP from the coding sequence ATGATCATCATTCAAGAACTGCATCAGTTCGAGGACGGTTTGCGCCTTGCACAACCTTCCGCGGCTCATGATTGGGACGGCGAGCAGTGGGTCGTCAATGCCGAGAAGGTAGCGCTGCTGGATCAGCAGGAAATCGAACGCCTTTGCGCCAATGTCGATGCCGCCGCCGACAGCGCGCGCACCGCACTGGCGGGTGATCCACTCAAAGCCCTGGAATACGCCCAGGCCGCCATCGACGCTCAGGCCTTCCAGGACGCCGGCTACCCGAAAAAGGAAGTGCCGCTGTCCGTTGCTGCCTGGGTTGCCAAGGGCCGGTCGGCCAAACAGTCGGCCGAGCAGATCCTCGACAAGGCTGCCCAACTCAGCGAGAACCTTCTGACCCTGCGCACCTTGCGCCTGAAAGCCAAGAGCCAGATACGTGCGTACGCGGGCAAGAGCCAGATGGATCAGGCTCGCACTGCCGCCGATGAAGCGCTGCAGGCCATTCATCAACTGACGGCCAACCCGGCCCCGTAA
- a CDS encoding YmfQ family protein, with translation MGGIRSAAQYQAQLRALLPSGPAWDPERVPELEQVLQGVAVELARLDARAADLLNEMDPAGVSELVPDWEQVMNLPDPCLGATPLFDDRRLAVRRRLLAVGSQAVGYYLEIAKSQGYPNATITELEAPRMGRSRFGAAHWGTWEAQFMWTLNTGGRLLLGRRFGASYWGERFGVNPGSALECLIHRAAPAHTRVHINYD, from the coding sequence ATGGGGGGCATAAGATCCGCTGCGCAATATCAGGCGCAGCTTCGCGCATTGCTGCCCAGTGGCCCGGCATGGGATCCGGAGCGGGTGCCGGAGCTTGAGCAAGTGCTGCAAGGCGTCGCCGTCGAACTGGCACGCCTCGATGCCCGCGCCGCCGACCTGCTCAACGAGATGGACCCGGCCGGCGTCAGCGAACTGGTGCCGGACTGGGAACAGGTGATGAACCTGCCCGACCCGTGCCTCGGCGCCACGCCGCTGTTCGACGACCGTCGCCTCGCTGTGCGCCGCCGCTTGCTGGCGGTCGGCAGCCAGGCCGTCGGCTACTACCTGGAAATCGCCAAAAGCCAGGGTTATCCCAATGCCACCATCACCGAACTCGAAGCCCCGCGCATGGGCCGTTCGCGCTTCGGTGCGGCGCACTGGGGCACTTGGGAGGCGCAGTTCATGTGGACGCTCAACACCGGCGGCCGCCTGCTGCTCGGCCGGCGTTTCGGCGCGAGCTATTGGGGCGAGCGCTTTGGCGTGAATCCGGGCTCGGCGCTGGAATGCCTGATCCATCGGGCGGCGCCGGCGCACACCAGGGTGCACATCAATTATGACTAG